Genomic segment of Paenibacillaceae bacterium GAS479:
AAATTTCCTCTGCCAGATGCAGCGGAAATTTAGCGGTTATCCGTTCAATACCAATTCCATTGCTGATTTTCTAAGTATGAATCCTCTTTTTTCATAAACTGATTTGCCATCTGTAGAAGCGTTTAAAATTATACGACCGACATTATTGCTTTTTGCAAATTCAATACAATTATCCATTAAAGCCGTTGCGATTCCCATTCCCCTATAATTAGGAATAGTGTAGACATTCGTTATGTAGGCATCAATTCCTAAGAGATTGAGTAAATATGGTGGGCGCATGATTAAAATTAATCCGCATGTTCCAATTATTTTCCCCTGGGATTCTGCAACAAATGAGATGTAATCTCCATTATTCAAATGTTTTTCATAATACATCTTATTAGCACTTCTGACCCTTTCCATCTCCTCCTGATTTTTTATATTTCCTACTTCTTGAAGTAGTTCAATTCGAAGTTCAAGCAGACTTTCTACATCAGATTGTTTCGCACGCCTTAGATCAAATTCCATATGGAACGCTCTTCTCCTAAATAAAATATACCGTACCATATTGGAGTTAAATTCTGTGCTTGACTTATGCTACGGTTCAACGCGATGGATTTAAGTGAGGTTTTGTGTTTTCGAATTTTCACAATGCCAATAGATCAGTAAATATCTTTCTTCTGATTGAATTACTTTGGTTTGT
This window contains:
- a CDS encoding Ribosomal protein S18 acetylase RimI; protein product: MEFDLRRAKQSDVESLLELRIELLQEVGNIKNQEEMERVRSANKMYYEKHLNNGDYISFVAESQGKIIGTCGLILIMRPPYLLNLLGIDAYITNVYTIPNYRGMGIATALMDNCIEFAKSNNVGRIILNASTDGKSVYEKRGFILRKSAMELVLNG